Within Paracoccus jeotgali, the genomic segment GACATCGGGCAACTGCGCTGTATGACGGGTCCTGGGCCGAATGGGGCGCCGATTCCAACCTGAAAATCGCTACCGGAGACGCATGAATGCTGGGTAATCTGAAACCGCAAGCCGCCGACAAGATCCTGTCGCTGATGGCCGACTTCAAGGCCGACACCCGTCAGGGCAAGATCGACCTTGGCGTGGGCGTCTACAAGGACCCCAACGGCCTGACCCCGGTCATGCGCGCGGTGAAGGCGGCCGAGCAGCGGATCTGGGAAAACCAGGCCACCAAGGCCTATACCAGCCTCGCGGGCGACCCGGAATATCGAGATGCGATGCAGCAGATGGTGCTGGGCGACACCGCCTCGGGGCGGGTGGCCTCGGTCGCGACGGTGGGCGGCACGGGCGCGATCCGGCAGGCGCTGGAACTGGTGCGGCTGGCCAACCCGGACACGGTGATCCACGTCTCCGACCCGACCTGGCCCAACCACCTTTCGATCCTGAACTTCATGGGTCAAGCCCATGAGATGTATCCCTATTTCGACAACGACACCCGCGGCGTCGCGTTCGAGGCGATGCTGGACGCGCTGGGTCGCGCCAAAAAGGGCGACGTGGTGCTGCTGCATGGCTGCTGCCACAACCCGACCGGCGCCAACCCGACCGCCGCACAGTGGGACGAGATCGCGGGCGTGCTGGAAAAGACCGGGGCGATCCCGCTGATCGACCTGGCCTATCAGGGCTTTGGCGACGGGATCGAGGCCGACGCGCAGCCCACGCGGATGATCGCCGAGCGCCTGCCCGAGGTTCTGATCGCCGCGTCCTGCAGCAAGAATTTCGGCATCTATCGCGAGCGGACCGGCATCCTGATGGCGCTGAGCGACAGCGACAAGACGCGCGATCTGGCGCAGGGGGCGATGGCCTATCTGAACCGCCAGAACTACAGCTTTCCGCCCGATCACGGCGCGCGGATCGTCTCGACCATCCTCACCGATGCCGAGCTGAAGGCCGACTGGCAGCAAGAGGTCGAAGAGATCCGCCAGACCCTGCTGAGCCTGCGCGAGCAACTGGCGCAAGAGCTGCGCGACCTGACCGGCACCGACCGCTTCGACTTCATCGCGCGTCACCGCGGCATGTTCTCGCGCCTCGGCGCCACGCCCGAGCAGGTCGCCGCGATGCGCCAGATGGCGGGCATCTACATGGTCGGCGATTCGCGCCTGAACATCGCCGGCCTGAACCGCGACAGCGTTCCGGTGCTGGCCCGCGCCATCGTCGAAGCGGGCGTCTGAGGGTGTTTGCGAGCTAGGGCGCGCGAGTTTCAGCGTCTGAAGTGTAGAGTTGGCGCCGGTGCGATTGGATCGCGCCGGCGTTTTTCGTTGTAGTGACCGAGCGGACGGCGGTCCCCGCGCCAAGAGTCGTCTGGGCGACAGCGTTTCAGTAAAAGCAGCTAAACTCTGCGTGGAACGACCGCAGCAAATGGCAGCCGACACAGGGATGAGTGGTCAAGGGTCTGGGGCGATCAGTTGCCAGTCGGGCCGCCTGTTTATGACCCAAGAGCTACGGAGCACCGGCATCTCCGAAACTCCACCAAACTGCAATCGCTCACCACGGTTCAGACGCGGCCCGCTGCCAAGGACGGCCAGTCACGCGGTCCCAACCGGTTATGAAACCCGCTCTAGCTCGTCGGCCCCAGATGCCGCTCGATGTAGGCGCGCAACTCCTCGATCTCTTCCGAGGCTTCCTGCATGGCGCTGCGGGCGGTGGCGAGTTCGGTGGCCGAGAAGGCGAGGCGTTCGTGCAGCGCGGCCTCGCGCTGGCCCCAATCGGTCGTCGCCTGTTCGAGCGCGGTCTCGGCCTGATGCAGATCGGCGGCAAGGCGGTCCAGCACCCCCAGCTCGGCGCGGCCGGGGCGGGTCAGGCGGTGGACCAGCCAGCAGGCGAACCAGCCCAGCAGGAAAGCCGCGCCAAGGGTCAGCGCGATGGCCATCGTCAGATTGTCATGGGTCAGGGTCATGGCGCCTCTGTGTCGGTTGCGGCGTCTTCGGGCCGTGCGGCGGGGCGGGGCGTGTCGGGCGTGGCGTTCAGCACGGTCGCGGGCGGCTCGATCACCGGGGGCGGGGCCAGCGTTTCGGCGCCGGGCAGCGGGATCGACAGCGTGCCGGGCAGTGCGGTCAGGCCGGTGGCATCGGCGCCGTCAGACTCGCCATCCGCCGCCGCCCCGTTGCGGCCAGCGGCGGCGCGTTCCAGGCTTGCGGCGGCGGCCTCGGGCGTGGGGGTGTGGCCGCGCAGCTCTGGCGCGGCGGGCAGGGCGGGGGCGACCGGGTCGGGGGCCAGCAGCGTCACCTCGATCCGGCGGTTCGCCTCGCGGCCCTCTTCGGTGTCGTTTTCGGCCACCGGGCGGGTCTCGCCGTAGCCATTGGCGACGATGTTGGCGACCGACAGCCCCTCATCGCGCAGCCGGTCGAGCAGCGCCGTCGCCCGCGCCCGCGACAGCTTGAGGTTCGATTCGTCGCCGCCCTGCGCGTCGGTATGGCCGGCGATCTCAATCCGGTAATCGGCGCAGTCGGCCAGGATCGGCCGCAACTCGTCCAGCATCGGGCCGACATCACCGACAATCCCCGCGCCGCCCGGCTCGAACCCGATCTGTGATTGCAGCAGCACCGCGTTCAGCCGATCCACGCAGAGCGCGCCCGACGGCAGCGTGATCTGAGGGTCGAGCAACCGGTCATAGCTGATCGAGAGGCTGTATTCCGCCCCCGCCCCCAGCCGGTCGGCAAGCGCGGCAATGGCCTTTTCCGGCGCCAGCGCATCGCCGCTGACCCCGCTCAGGCGGATCTCCTCGCCGGTCACGGTCAATTCGCCCCGTTCCAGCAGGCCCATTGCATCCAGCCCGGCCATGACCCGCGGCGCCCAGCCCGCGGGCAGCGAGGGGTCGAGCGTCAGCGTCCCGTCGGTCGCCCCGATCTGGGCGCGGGCGAGCGACTGGACGGTCTGGCGCATCGTCTCGTCGGGCAGAACGCCGGACAGCCTCGCCTCGCCCTGTTCGGTGATCTCGGCGGTGAACAGCGCCGGGCCCTGGGTCTGCATCTCGGACTGCGAGACGTTCAGCACCCAGCCCGCCGGCAGCTTCGCGGACAGCCCGTCCCGCGCGGTGGTGAGGGCCTCCGTCGCCACCTCCGGTCCGGCAGTCAGGCGGATGTTGCGGTCGGTGATTTCCAGCGTCGCGTCGCCCAGATCCTGCGCCGCCTTGATCCCCGCCGTCGCCGCCTGCACCCAGCCTGCGGGCGCGCCGATGCCCAGCGGACACTCGGCCTCGGCCCCTGCCTGCGCGGCGGCGGCAAGGATCTGGTCGCGGGCCTGTTCGGTATCGGCGGCGCAGGGGGTCAGTTCGGCGGGCGCATCCGCCGCGTGCTGAAAGCGCAGCGCATAGGGCGCGATGACGGGCAGGGGCGCGGTCACGGAAATCTCGGGCGTGATTGCGGCGGGCGCGGCGTTGCGCAGCGCGGCCTCGAGCCGGGGCTTGTCGTCGGGGGTGGCGACCACGGCCTCGATCGCGACCCGGCCCGGAGAGACGGCGACGGTTCCCTGCTCGATCAGGGCCGCCGCGCGCAGCCCGTAATCCATCGCCTCGGTCCAGCCCTCGGGGGCGGGAAAGGCCGCCGTGCCGGTCATGTCGGTCAGCGCCAGATCGGGCTGCGACAGGGCCTTGGCAAAGCCCTCACGCCCGCTGGCCGCCGGGATCAGCCCGATCAGCGAGACCTCGTCCCCCTGCCGCAGCAGCTTCAGCGAGAAATCCGGCGCCTGCAGCATGTCGCGTTTCGCCAGCCGGATCTCGTCGCGGATCTGGCGGTCATCGACGACGCTGCCGGCGGCGGTCAGCACCCGGAACCGCGTCACCTCGTCCGGCGCGGTGCCGGTCAGGCGGATCACCAGCCCGTCGGCGCGCACCGTCACCCAGTCAAAGCCCGCATCCGACAGCGTCGCCCGCATCCGCGTGGCGCGGTCGTCCCGCAGCGCATCGGCCAGATATTCCGCCGCCGTCCAGCTTGCCGCCGCGGCCCCGCCGATCATCAGCAGGGACAGCAGCAGCGGGGCCGCGCGGCGGCGCGGGGGGGGGCTGGGCCAGCGAGGCGGCCGGGGGTTCAGCGGGCGTATCGCTCATGCAGACGGGTTAATGTCGACGGGCGAGGTTGTAAATCGAAACTACCGACACGATGCCGTGTCGCGCGTCCCTCATTGCAGCGCCGCCTGCAGGATCGCCGCCAGCGCCAGCCCCACGGCCAGGATCAGCCCGGCATCGCGGTTCGAGCGGAACAGCCGCAGCTGCACCGCGTCGCTGTCCATGTCCAGCTGGTAAAGCTGCCAGACCAGATGCGCCGCGAACCCGGCAAGGGCGGCCAGCGCCACCCACCAGCCCGCGCCCTCGGCCCCGGTGGCGGCAATGGCCACCGCCAGCAGCGTGACCGAGATCGCGCCGAACACCGCCAGCCAGCGCGGCGCGTCCCGACCGAACAGCAGCGCGGTCGAGCGGACGCCGATCAGGGCGTCATCCTCGGCGTCCTGAAGGGCATAGATGGTGTCATAGAACACCGTCCAGGCGATGCCGGCGAACCACGCGATGACCGGCGCCGCGTCCAGCCGGCCCTGATGGGCGGCATAGGCCAGCATCGCGCCCCAGTTGAAGGCGATACCCAGAAACACCTGCGGCCACCAGGTGAAGCGCTTGGCAAAGGGATAGATCGCCACCGGCAGCAGGCTGAGAAAGCCCAGCCAGATCGCCGCCCCGTTCAGCGTCAGCAGGATCACCAGCCCGATCAGGCTTTGCAGCACCAGCCAGCCCACCGCGCCCCGCAGCGTCACCTGACCCGAGGGGATGGGCCGCTTGCGCGTCCGGTCGACCGAGCCGTCGATGTCGCGGTCGGTGATGTCGTTCCAGGTGCAGCCCGCGCCGCGCATGACCAGCGCGCCGATCCCGCAGGCCAGAACGATCCACAGGTCGACCAGCCGCGGCCGGTCGGCCAGCATCGCCAGCCCCACCCCCCACCAGCATGGCAGCAGCACCAGCCATGTGCCGATGGGCCGGTCGATCCGGCTAAGGCGCAGCCAGGGGCGCCAGCTTGCGGGGGCGTTGTGGTCGACCCAGTTTCCGCTGACGGCATCGCGCACGGCATCTGGTCTTTGCAGGGCGGGTTTCATAGGAAGGTCTCATGTCCAGGGTCCGGCTGTTCATAGATCACCCGCTTGGGGCGGGGCAAGCGGTCGGGCTGACCGCGGACCAGGCGCATTACCTGTTCGGGGTGATGCGGCTGGGGCAGGGCGACCGTCTGACCGTCTTCAACGGCCGCGACGGCGCGTGGTCGGCCGAGATCGCGGTCGCCTCGAAACGCGGCGGGCAGGTGACGGTGCTGGCGCAGACCGCGCCGCAGCAGATGCCGCCGGATCTGTGGCTGCTGTTCGCGCCGATCAAGAAGGCGCGGACGGATTTCATCGTCGAGAAGGCGACCGAGATGGGCGCGGCGCGGATCATGCCGGTCCAGACCGAGTTCACCAATGCCGAGCGCATCCGTCAGGACCGCCTGCAGGCCCATGCCGTCGAGGCCGCCGAGCAATGCGGCGGCACCTTTGTCCCCCCGGTCGCGGATCTGGTGCCGCTGCGTCGCGTGCTGGCCGACTGGCCGCCCGAGCGGCGCATCCTGTGGGGGGACGAGGCCCGATATGGCCCAGCCGATACCCTGGCCGGGCTGGCGCGGGGCCCTTGGGCGGTGCTGATCGGCCCCGAGGGCGGCTTTTCGCCGGCTGAGCGCGAGATGCTGGGGGCGCTGGATGTCGTCACACCGATCAGTCTGGGGCCGCGCATCCTGCGGGCCGACACGGCGGCGGTGGCGGCGCTGACGCTGTTTCAGGCGCATCTCGGGGACTGGTGATGCTGCGGTGCAGCATGGATAAGAGCAGTCCCGGTGCCCTTCGGCCCATGGCTTCAATGCGGCAGATCGTCCCACGCACGAGATAATTCCCGCAAATATCGGTTTTTCGGTAGAAAATGCCCCCTCGCATGAGGTTCCTGCATAGCTGGGTTGCGGTTGTGGGGCTGGTTGCAGGTGCAGCATTGGGCTATGTTGAGTGCAAGCCAAACAGAGATGAACGACCGCGCCGTGACCGATGACTGCCCGGCGCCGACGCAAGAAAGGACGATACCATGACGATGATGACCGCATCCGCCACGACCACCCATGCCAAGGCCCCGCTGGGCCGCGACCTGCTGGCCCGCATCGGCGACACGCTCCGCGACTGGGCGCTGCGCCGCGAGACCCGTCTGCAACTCGAGCGGCTGAGCGACCGCGAACTGACCGATATCGGTCTGTGCCGCGCCGACATCGACGGCGTCGTGAACGGCAACTTCTGACCCCGGCGCAGCCTGACGCTGCGTCACCAGATCAAAACCCCGGCCCGCCCCCGTGCGGCCCGGGGTTTTTTCATGCCGTTTTTTCGCTTTCGGGGCAGGGCTTTGCGCGGCTGCCTCTGGTCAATGCGCCGGGCGATGCCATATTCTGCCATGAACGCGCGCCACATGCGAACCTGTCAAAGGTTTCGGACGTTGGGGCGCAGATGCAGAAAAGGTGACACATGGCCAATCACGCGATCTTCGACCGACCGATGGACGCGCCCATCCCCGCCGGATACGAACAGGCGGTCTTCGGCATGGGCTGTTATTGGGGAGTCGAGAAACTGTTCTGGGAACAGCCCGGCGTGTGGATGACGCAGGTCGGATTCGCCGGCGGCACCACCGAAAACCCCACCTATCGTCAGGTCTGCGCCGGTGGCACCGGCCATGGCGAGGTGGTGCGTGTGGTCTATGACCCGGAGCGGATCAGCTATGACCACCTGCTGAAGCTGTTCTGGGAAAACCACGACCCGACGCAGGGCAACCGCCAGCACAACGACGTGGGCGACCAGTACCGCTCGCTGATCATGTATGATAACGAACACCAGAAGGCGCAGGCCGAGGCGTCCAAGATCGACTACGACAACCGCCTCGCCGTTGCGGGCAAGCGCCACATCACCACGCAGATCCTGCCGCTCGACCGCTTCTGGCCCGCGCCGGAAGCCGATCACCAGCAATATCTGCACAAGGTGCCGGATGGCTATTGCAACATGCGCGGCACCGGCGTCGCCGCGGCCATGCCCGAAGGGCACGAGCTGCCCTGATGGCGACTTGGACCGCCCTGACCCATGTCGCGGGCCGCGAGGCCGCCGAGACGCTGTCCGACCTGTGCGAGGGGCTGACCCCGGAACCCGTCGGCACCGGCATCTTCGAGATCGAGGATGGCCGCGACCGCTGGGAGGTCGGCGCCTATTTCACCGAAGAGCCGGACGAGATCTCGCTGGCGCTTCTGGCCGCCGCGCAGGGGGCGAACCCCTTTGTCATCAGCGAGTTGCCTGATGTCGATTGGGTCGCCCATGTCAAGCGCGAGCTGTCCCCGGTCGAGGCCGGGCGGTTCTTCGTCCATGGCAGCCATGACGCCGACCGCGTGCCCGCCCATGCCGAGGGGCTGCTGATCGAGGCGGCGATGGCCTTTGGCACCGGCCACCACGACACCACGCGCGGCTGCCTGCTGGCGCTGGACCGGCTGGCGGAAAGCGGCTGGGTGCCGCATCGCGTGGCCGATATCGGCGCGGGGACGGCGGTGCTGGCGATGGCTGCGGCACGGCTGTGGCCGGTGGTGGTGCTGGCGTCCG encodes:
- a CDS encoding 50S ribosomal protein L11 methyltransferase; the protein is MATWTALTHVAGREAAETLSDLCEGLTPEPVGTGIFEIEDGRDRWEVGAYFTEEPDEISLALLAAAQGANPFVISELPDVDWVAHVKRELSPVEAGRFFVHGSHDADRVPAHAEGLLIEAAMAFGTGHHDTTRGCLLALDRLAESGWVPHRVADIGAGTAVLAMAAARLWPVVVLASDIDPVAVDVASANVLANGLDGRVVSIQAVGFDHPMLDEAAPFDLVLANILKQPLIELAPDMASHIAPEGRAILSGLLVSQADEVIEAYRAAGFVLESREDLGEWTALVMQRC
- a CDS encoding amino acid aminotransferase, which translates into the protein MLGNLKPQAADKILSLMADFKADTRQGKIDLGVGVYKDPNGLTPVMRAVKAAEQRIWENQATKAYTSLAGDPEYRDAMQQMVLGDTASGRVASVATVGGTGAIRQALELVRLANPDTVIHVSDPTWPNHLSILNFMGQAHEMYPYFDNDTRGVAFEAMLDALGRAKKGDVVLLHGCCHNPTGANPTAAQWDEIAGVLEKTGAIPLIDLAYQGFGDGIEADAQPTRMIAERLPEVLIAASCSKNFGIYRERTGILMALSDSDKTRDLAQGAMAYLNRQNYSFPPDHGARIVSTILTDAELKADWQQEVEEIRQTLLSLREQLAQELRDLTGTDRFDFIARHRGMFSRLGATPEQVAAMRQMAGIYMVGDSRLNIAGLNRDSVPVLARAIVEAGV
- a CDS encoding DUF1127 domain-containing protein, which encodes MTMMTASATTTHAKAPLGRDLLARIGDTLRDWALRRETRLQLERLSDRELTDIGLCRADIDGVVNGNF
- a CDS encoding 16S rRNA (uracil(1498)-N(3))-methyltransferase, coding for MSRVRLFIDHPLGAGQAVGLTADQAHYLFGVMRLGQGDRLTVFNGRDGAWSAEIAVASKRGGQVTVLAQTAPQQMPPDLWLLFAPIKKARTDFIVEKATEMGAARIMPVQTEFTNAERIRQDRLQAHAVEAAEQCGGTFVPPVADLVPLRRVLADWPPERRILWGDEARYGPADTLAGLARGPWAVLIGPEGGFSPAEREMLGALDVVTPISLGPRILRADTAAVAALTLFQAHLGDW
- the ubiA gene encoding 4-hydroxybenzoate octaprenyltransferase, coding for MKPALQRPDAVRDAVSGNWVDHNAPASWRPWLRLSRIDRPIGTWLVLLPCWWGVGLAMLADRPRLVDLWIVLACGIGALVMRGAGCTWNDITDRDIDGSVDRTRKRPIPSGQVTLRGAVGWLVLQSLIGLVILLTLNGAAIWLGFLSLLPVAIYPFAKRFTWWPQVFLGIAFNWGAMLAYAAHQGRLDAAPVIAWFAGIAWTVFYDTIYALQDAEDDALIGVRSTALLFGRDAPRWLAVFGAISVTLLAVAIAATGAEGAGWWVALAALAGFAAHLVWQLYQLDMDSDAVQLRLFRSNRDAGLILAVGLALAAILQAALQ
- the msrA gene encoding peptide-methionine (S)-S-oxide reductase MsrA, which encodes MANHAIFDRPMDAPIPAGYEQAVFGMGCYWGVEKLFWEQPGVWMTQVGFAGGTTENPTYRQVCAGGTGHGEVVRVVYDPERISYDHLLKLFWENHDPTQGNRQHNDVGDQYRSLIMYDNEHQKAQAEASKIDYDNRLAVAGKRHITTQILPLDRFWPAPEADHQQYLHKVPDGYCNMRGTGVAAAMPEGHELP
- a CDS encoding OmpA family protein produces the protein MIGGAAAASWTAAEYLADALRDDRATRMRATLSDAGFDWVTVRADGLVIRLTGTAPDEVTRFRVLTAAGSVVDDRQIRDEIRLAKRDMLQAPDFSLKLLRQGDEVSLIGLIPAASGREGFAKALSQPDLALTDMTGTAAFPAPEGWTEAMDYGLRAAALIEQGTVAVSPGRVAIEAVVATPDDKPRLEAALRNAAPAAITPEISVTAPLPVIAPYALRFQHAADAPAELTPCAADTEQARDQILAAAAQAGAEAECPLGIGAPAGWVQAATAGIKAAQDLGDATLEITDRNIRLTAGPEVATEALTTARDGLSAKLPAGWVLNVSQSEMQTQGPALFTAEITEQGEARLSGVLPDETMRQTVQSLARAQIGATDGTLTLDPSLPAGWAPRVMAGLDAMGLLERGELTVTGEEIRLSGVSGDALAPEKAIAALADRLGAGAEYSLSISYDRLLDPQITLPSGALCVDRLNAVLLQSQIGFEPGGAGIVGDVGPMLDELRPILADCADYRIEIAGHTDAQGGDESNLKLSRARATALLDRLRDEGLSVANIVANGYGETRPVAENDTEEGREANRRIEVTLLAPDPVAPALPAAPELRGHTPTPEAAAASLERAAAGRNGAAADGESDGADATGLTALPGTLSIPLPGAETLAPPPVIEPPATVLNATPDTPRPAARPEDAATDTEAP